DNA from Elaeis guineensis isolate ETL-2024a chromosome 2, EG11, whole genome shotgun sequence:
TATGATAAGgctaattattatataattaggtgtttttttctttttggaagttCTTTCTGTGAATGGATTGAAGGAGATGCCATGTCATTCATTTTATTTCTGGGAATAGATTGGAGGATTATATAACTGAACGTATTGGAGGATAATCACTTAAAATTCACTATATTAGGAGCATACTGAATACATTTGTTTTGAGATCATTCAGATTTTTGGTTTCATAAATATCTTAGAAAGGATTCTGATGCTCTACTATCGATATCTTTTGTACATAAAACTTGATAAATAGGAATAGAATTAGGACAATGTAGctgtaacacaaaatgctctcaAGTTTCCGATGATTCATGAAGCATTCATGACGGGACTTCTATAATGTGTGGGATAGGACTTGATATTATTATCTTTCAAGTGATTTGATTATCAAACTTGAAAAGGCTAAAGGTGGAGGCAAATATGTGCACCGTCAGTAATATTTTGTATTGACCTATGTGCACCGTCACCAAAGATTAGATAGCTCATGGCCAGGCGGCTGTGCCAAGAGTATAGAGAAGGAAAAcaaatcaatcaaattttaattttcaaaagattttgtagtttattttcaatataagaattatttttaatgactTATATGAATTTCACTACCTCAGGAATCAACCATAGGTTCTGTGTAAACTTTGAATAAATTTAGTTGTTAATTCGATTCCCAAAGCAGAAGCCTCAAAGCAATTCCTAATTAAGCCTTGCCTCAAGGTGTAAACTATTATCCTACAGGCTTGTTTTTTCTAAAAGCATGTTGATTAGAACTGTTGTTTTACTAATAGGTAAACATTTTTCCAGAGGGAATTATAGAACGGGTTGTGTGTTCTTTGTACCTTTGGAAGATTGCCATCTCTATTAGTCaattatattttgataggacattaaatgcaaaagaaatttaaagtacacaaaataaatggcaaaggaatgaGGTTTCATCAACATTTTTATGGATTGGATTGTCACATATAATTGGAAGGAAGCAAACATTCTTGTTGATTAGCTAGAATCTACTATGAGTTTCTCGAACAGCAAAATATTGTTGGGGAAAACAATTATTAAAAATTCCCCATAAATAGAAGGAGAAAGAATATATGTAAATATTCACCAGATAAACAAAAGAAAACTGAATTATTTTATGTGAGTAAAGAAGCAGGTTAAATTTTCTCAAGATGTTTTATTTTATCCAACTTGGCTCtactaatatgatttttaaaacttACATTCTTGGCTGCAGTACTAAAAGCTTCCCTATGGCTAATATCTGGATTGTTGGCCTTTATTCTTTGTATCTCCTCTCTGTAAGGGTAAAGAGAAAATAGATATTGTTGAATATATAGAAAAGCATTGCACGCACTTAAATGTGACTTTCTATATCACAGCTTTGCGGATCCTGAAGATAAAATTGTAGTAACAGAAAACAAGGTTATATGTGGAAAATTACCTGATAAACCTGTTGTACGCAGAAGGAACACGCTGTCTCTTCTCTGGAGCTAGTTTTGAAAGGaaaaaaagttagaaaaatattGAATATATTAGGTTCATTTCCAACAGTCTGCTTGTTGTAGACTGCAATTTGCTAATTTCAACATTATGATCTGCACGCATGCAGAGAGACACGTGAGCATGtgcacacatgcacacacacatgcCCAAATGCATGCATGCGCATACTTGAAACATAAGTACAAACTTGGATATGCATGagatgtatctatgtatgtatgcacaTGTATGTGTACATAAAATGAATGCTTCCAAGTGCATGTATAAGCACATCTCTGCTTACATGCGTGCATATGCACATACATTCAACGAAGAAGGCATACTGTTTAAATGCATATCCACAAATTAGTTTGTGTGGATAGGCAATGTTGATTTGTTCTGATAAAGTTATCATCAACATCACAACAATCCAGTGTTGGTTGTTTTGTTTATGAAAAATCAGATGTGAAGAACTTAGAGAGGCTTACGAGGTACTGGTAGAGTTTGCTGTTGATCATTCTGCATTGAGTACATTACAGAAGTCCTGTTGCATTTAGAAGATGATCCACACTCCTTGCGATAATCTTGAGATCCCACAACCTAAGGTTCCTCTCCCACCAAATTAAATGAAATAATGAAATTAAAACATTTCTAATGTACAAGGCTTTGACTGAAACAATCACTTGAAAATAGAATATTATCacaattttttattatcattttctCTCTACAGAAGGGAGAAATATATACTCCTATGTACTTTAGACTCAACAAAAGAAGTGTCATTACTTTTAtaccagtttttaatttttaaagatatttcttTTTACATGCCAACCAATAACGATTCTTTCAATACGTGAAGTGATTTTAGGTATTTGTATTATATCCTAAACATATTGATAAATGAGATAAAATACACTGAACTAAATTAACAACAATACTCCTATTAAAATCCAATCTAGTCCAGAGATATGTAACGTTACACATGCATGTAGAAAAAAATGCACAAGGTTGAACGCTTTACAAAGTTATTCACAAACAAGTAACCTTAACAATATTTAGaagctttctcttttctctttaattaaaaagaaaaaaaaaaagaatcccaTAGGAGTAGGAATGAGAATGGTAAGGGATATTTGAACCTGAAGATCTTGAAGAGGAGCTGTTTGAAGCAAACCACCCATGTTCACAGACAGCAGATTAGTGCAATGCCCACATCTTACAGTCACAATGTTGAGCAAATTGTTGCCCGGGACGCTAACCTGAATCATCAGGATACGAAAATGCAAACAGCAAAATATTAGTTGTAATTTGACTTCAAATTAGTTTATGACACAAACTTTAGATATTTTAGTTCAATGGAGATGCATTCTTCCAAAAAACAAGTTCAAAAACCACATTTTGTGATATGACCATTTAAGCTCATAACAATTTCAGTAACCTCACCTTGCAGCGTTAATAATGCATCACCAAAAGTTGCAAATGAATTCAATTTTTTTGTCAATGTGTTATCGAAGAGATAACCTGCTTGTAAGCATAAGGTGATATGAAAAGCTTATTAAACTTCATGGAAAATAGCATCATTCAGTTTGAGAAGGTTGGGTATTGATATTCATTTTGAGAAGGTTCGGTATTGATACTatgaacaaaaaatttattgtagtACCTTACAACGAGGAGGCAGAAAATAAACTGAATGAATGAAAGAGAACAAATACAGCATTTATGTGGACCATGGAGAAACcaataaaagaaaaggaagaaagaaaagggagataataagaaagaaaagagattgaaagCGAATAGAGTAGCATGATCTTTCTCAGAGAAAGAAAAGGGAGATgacaagaaagaaaagagattgaaagCAAGTTGGGTTTCCAATTCTTTtcctgaaaggaaaaaaaaaatgataagaagCATGGTAGGAATTGTAGTTGATTGGTTAAGGAGAAAAGCTTGGTCAATAACTGCCAATGGGCGTCTTTTATTCTTATTATATACAAGGGCGTTAACtcaattttttctaacttatcaTATTTAACAATTATAATTGAATTGAAAGTCCTTTTCTAGTGTTCTCTTTTATCTCAAAAGCTGGAGGACTTGTACGCCCTTTTCTCTGAAATGGAAGCAAGTATACATTCCCTACACATTCCCACCCAAAACCATACGTATAAGATCTCTTTACACGAATGAGAGGCTCTATATAACTAAAAAAGATAAGGGAAAAAAAGGCTGCTTCTTTGAATGGTAGCATCCTTTGGTGCTAAAAGCCTCAAGTCATCTTTCCTCTCCTTTCTGCACCCTCTTGACCCATCTCTCTTGACTACTCCAAAGTtaataaaagcatataaaaagCTCCagataaagaaagagagaggaaaacgACATGACAATGGACCCACTTCCGCACCTCTCAAGAAGGGTAGAGAGAGAGATACGGAATGTAAATGTCACTGGTTTTGAACCAAAAATAATGCAAATATATAAAACAAAGGAAAGAGTAACAAACTTCGACACTTGCAGGAAACAATGGAATTTTGAGAATAATTTGTCAACCAAACTCCCGAAAAAAATGAGGGGCGAACAGGACGTGTGAAGAGAAGTTTCTTCGGAAGAATGTATAGGGATTGCTAAGTATGTGATGACATCAATTAACTGTTTATTCAATGAATAAAAAGGGATTGCTAAATATGTGATGAAATTTATTGTTTATCTGATAAAGCTCCAAAACTTGGTAATGACTATACACTTCAAGGAAGGCTTCCACATCAAGTTGTCATCAGATTCCCTTCAATCTTTAACTAGATAGCTCAAAGATAAAGACTTACCTCAATTCTTCAAAGCCAAGCATGCTGTCTTGAATATTTGAACATCAAATTGTTAGAAGAGATGTTGTGCTGAAACTTATTTAACTCAGACGATGCaacaaattttgatataaaaaaataaaaattttcaggaGCAAACTTAAACATGACGGAACTTTGTTAATGGACCATAGATTAGATGCTATACTATCAGTTTTAACTTTTAACAAAAGAGTAGGAAAGGGGTATCTTTctctacaataaaaattttaatttgtaaGGGCCGAAGTACTTCATCTTTCAAAGATATAACATAAACAACCTTCTTTGGTATGGATGTAAACGGTTTCCTTGCATATGTATCCTGGCTTCTGCTCAGATGGCTGCATGAGTCTTTTTAACGACATGAAAACTCCAAATAAAATATTCTCACTAGAAACGTCTGTTATATTTAAGAGATAAGATCTGCTAAACCAAATTGCTAAGTCCCAAGATCACCATCAGCAATGTAAATTAGAGCCTCTCCCATGAGCTAATAACAATTTAGAAATGGGGAGACTAGATATGCCTGGTAACTTCTAGGTATTATAAGAACAATTGAAATTCCTTTTGTTTAGGTATAAGAAATGGAATCCATCCTACAAATTGGTTTTCATCTGACATCTACGAAATACTCTTTTTAAGGATAGCATCTACCTTTCCATGGAGTCCCAAAATGATCGTACTTGGTTTCCTCAAAACAAGCCTTATCATCTGCTATGCAACAGTTAAAGCATGGGATATATGtacgcaccaaataaattcaataTCACATGAGGTCATTTCAAGAATATCTGCCATGGCCTTCATAAATCACTTCATGCAAACCTGCTATTATACAAAAAAATATCACCTTCTGCTAGCATCCATGTGGTAACTGCATCCCAATATGACCAAGGCCATAaattaatccaaccaaattacaACAGTTCTCATTTTTTTCCCTAGTGCGCACAGTTAATATCACATAAAACAGTTACCTAAATTAGGTCTGGTCAACTGGTTAAAATTATGAAGTAACGGATAATTAGGCAAGTTTCTAGGACCTAGGTATCACAAGCACTAGGAAAGCCTAACCAAAAAGTCAAGTATGAATAATTATGTAGGCTTGTTTTTATGACCTAGTTTCTAGGTTCAGCTGAAAATTCAGAATGATCTGCGGTCCTAATGATTCTTAATTGATCCAGACTTTGATAAAGTCATGAAGTattagagagagggagagagggggacagagagggagggagggagagggggagagagagggagggaggttgggggggggggggggtggtgggggaagggagaggaggagagaaagagagagagaggaaagttaGTATGATCGATACCGCAAGG
Protein-coding regions in this window:
- the LOC105033314 gene encoding protein YABBY 2, whose product is MSAQIITPEHVCYVHCTFCNTILAVSVPGNNLLNIVTVRCGHCTNLLSVNMGGLLQTAPLQDLQVVGSQDYRKECGSSSKCNRTSVMYSMQNDQQQTLPVPPPEKRQRVPSAYNRFIREEIQRIKANNPDISHREAFSTAAKNWAHFPHIHFGLNMDGNKQVKFDEAIAGPGGQKAQSFH